The uncultured Campylobacter sp. nucleotide sequence ATGGGGGCTAAAGCGTATCGCAGTAGCTCCGGGCACAAAGCTAAGCGCAGTTGCAAAACAGATCGGAATTTCGCCGTCGCAAATGCAGGATTACAACGCGCATATTAAAAACGGAATTTCGCCGCTTAACGGCAAGTACTTCTTTTATATCCCACAAAGCAAATATGCAGAATTTGTCGTAAATCAAGGCGCGTTTCAAGCGTATGAACCACGTCTGAAACAGCGCAAGCCAGGACGCGTGTTAGCAGGTTTGGCGAACGAGCTTAGCCTCAAAGACAAAAACGAAATAGCGCTAAATAATATAAAATTCAACAAATAAGATTGGACCGTAGGTGTCGTACCAGAAAATCGCTCTTTTTAGTGCGCTTTTTGCGCTGATTCTTGCCGGTTGCTCGTTTCGCACCGCACCGCCTTCTAGATCGTCTGCGAGCGGTGCGGGCAAGATCGGCAAAAACTCTCCCGCCACCATGCGCCCTTATAAAATCAACGGCAAAACCTACTACCCCGAGCAAGTAAGCGTCGGTGACACTCAAATCGGCATCGCCAGCTGGTATGGGCCGAATTTTCATGGCAAATACACCTCAAACGGCGAAATTTACGATATGAATGGCATGACTGCCGCGCACAAAACCTATCCAATGAATACTATGGTAAAGGTCACGAATCGCGATACCGGCGCTACCGCAACCGTGCGCATCAACGACCGTGGTCCATTTGTGGATGGTCGCATCATCGATCTTAGCAAAACAGCTGCCAATCTGGTGGGCGTTTTTGCCAGAGGTACGGCGCCGGTAAAACTCGAAGTAGTGGGTTTTTATGGGCGCACTATTGCTAAAGGTTCGCCGAAAGCAACCATTGTCGGCGGAAATTTTATGGTGCAAATCGGTGCGTTTAGAAACAGAAGCGGCGCACAAATTTATCAGCGCGATTACCACGGCACGGCGGGATATCCTGCGATCATCAAAGAATTTAGCATAGATGGCGCGCCGATTTATCGCGTCTTTTTAAGTGGATTTAAGAGCGAGGATGAGGCGAGAGATTTCGCGCATAATGGCAAGTTTACTGGAGCTTTCATCGTAAGGGAGTAGTAGTTTTATTTGACGGCTTTTCCTTCGTTTTTTGCTTGATAAGAGCTTTGTTAAATTTATTTGTGAGCTACTTGCGGTAAAATTTCCCGTCATCTAATAGTTATCTGCTTTAGCTGCGGCGAAGTGCGAACTACTTGCAAGCTATTCGTAGCAAAAAGTGCGCCTGCCCGCTTGAGCTTTGTTTTTTAATAGGGCGCCGCAGCTGATAAAATTTTATATTGCTAGGGGATAAAGCATGCAAAAATATCCGGAAGTTTATAGTTTAGAAAAGAGTTTGGCTATACTTGAAAAATATAAAGACGAGCTGAGCGCAGAACAATACGAGCAAAATAGATCTATCATCTGCAACCTTGCGATAGAGGGTATGTTTGCAAACGAGCAAGATATAATCGATCTTATCAGGGTCGATAAGGGAGAAAGAACGCCCGATGAGATAATAAACGAATATAAAAAAGAGTGGAGCGTTTTATAGCGCAGTAGAAAATTGAAATTTGATAGTGAAATATCAGATGTATTTTGACGCAGCTCATCGATTCTTTGAATTTTAATCGTGCAGAAAAGTTACGACTTCATGATCTTTTGGTAAAAATTTTCTGCCATCGATACCATCATCTCCGTATTCCAACAATGCTTCATTTAAAATTTCATAAATTTCACCTATTGAAATATCTCCAATGTCAGAATTTACGCTTTGGAATTTATATTTGATTTTAAATGGATTTTCCGTGAAATATTTACTCGTAGTCTCATCATAAATTCGCCTTATATCAAGCTCGATATTTTTACCTTTATAATGAAGCAACCAAATATCCTCGCCCGTATAGCCATCTC carries:
- a CDS encoding septal ring lytic transglycosylase RlpA family protein, with amino-acid sequence MSYQKIALFSALFALILAGCSFRTAPPSRSSASGAGKIGKNSPATMRPYKINGKTYYPEQVSVGDTQIGIASWYGPNFHGKYTSNGEIYDMNGMTAAHKTYPMNTMVKVTNRDTGATATVRINDRGPFVDGRIIDLSKTAANLVGVFARGTAPVKLEVVGFYGRTIAKGSPKATIVGGNFMVQIGAFRNRSGAQIYQRDYHGTAGYPAIIKEFSIDGAPIYRVFLSGFKSEDEARDFAHNGKFTGAFIVRE